Proteins from a single region of Pseudarthrobacter sp. NIBRBAC000502772:
- a CDS encoding FadR/GntR family transcriptional regulator, whose product MRTHQLVLTWIEKQLSDGQLSVGGRLPGERTLAEQLAVSRTSVREAIRILEAMGVVRAGVGSGPEAGTVVISDPTAALGSALRLHVATQHLPVSDIVETRILLETWAAARAKPDAPELDLAATLLGEMDAVERVARTADDFLALDIRFHLALADAAGNAVVSAMMGSLRESIQGYTARFTANLPDWDATASRLQAEHREILAAIRNDDGARAAALVAAHIEGYYREGGVGRPAGGGLAEG is encoded by the coding sequence ATGCGTACGCACCAACTTGTCCTGACCTGGATCGAAAAGCAGCTCTCCGACGGACAGCTGAGCGTGGGCGGACGCCTGCCCGGGGAACGGACGCTCGCCGAGCAGCTGGCGGTTTCCAGGACGTCGGTGCGCGAGGCCATCCGCATCCTGGAGGCCATGGGCGTGGTCCGGGCCGGGGTTGGCTCCGGCCCAGAAGCGGGGACGGTGGTGATTTCGGATCCGACGGCGGCGCTCGGCTCCGCATTGCGGCTCCACGTTGCCACGCAGCATCTGCCCGTGTCCGACATCGTGGAAACGCGCATCCTGCTGGAGACCTGGGCGGCTGCCCGGGCCAAGCCCGATGCTCCGGAGCTGGACCTGGCCGCCACGCTCCTGGGCGAGATGGACGCCGTCGAACGCGTTGCCCGGACGGCGGATGACTTCCTGGCGCTGGATATCCGGTTCCATCTGGCCCTCGCGGACGCCGCCGGCAATGCCGTGGTCAGCGCCATGATGGGCTCGCTGCGCGAATCCATCCAGGGCTACACCGCCCGGTTTACGGCCAATCTCCCGGACTGGGATGCCACGGCGTCGCGCCTGCAGGCGGAGCACCGGGAGATTCTGGCCGCCATCAGGAACGACGACGGCGCGCGCGCGGCCGCGCTGGTGGCTGCCCACATCGAGGGGTACTACCGCGAGGGCGGGGTCGGGCGCCCGGCGGGCGGGGGCCTGGCGGAGGGCTGA